The Aggregicoccus sp. 17bor-14 genome contains the following window.
GCGTCCCCACGCTCGCGCTGCGGGTGCTGCAGGGGCACCTGCTGCCGGAGTGGAAGACCTCGGGCCGCACGGTGGGGCTCTCGCTGGTGCCCCACGCCGGCGTGCGCGCGAGCCGCGCGCTGGGTGAGCCCGGGCTGCTCACCGTCTCGGCGGACGTGGCGGTGGGGCTGACCCGGCCGCTGGGCGAGACCCAGGGCCTCGGCGCCCCGGCGCCGCTCGAGCTGCTGCTCGCCCCCGCGCTGGGCGGCGTGCGCACCCGCGCGGGCGTGCTCGGCGAGTGGGCGCTGCGGCCGCGGCTGCGGCTGCGGCTTCAGGGGGACCTGTTCCACTACGACGCCGGGGGCTCGCCGTGGAGCACGCGGGTCGGGGCCGGGGTGGACGTGGGCGTGGGCGTGCACGGGCGGCTCGCCCTGGGGGCGCAGTGGTGGAGCTCGGACCAGCACGCCTACGACTTCGCCTCCGGAGAGCACCACCGCTCCCACGACTTCCTGCCCACGCTCGACTTCATCTGGGCGGGGTAAGGTCAGCCGCATGCGCACCCGGACGCCGCTGTGCCTGCTGCTGCTGCTGAGCGTGCTCGCGGCCTGTGGCGATGGCGTCCCTCCGGCCCACTACGACGCCTTCACGCTCGAGCTCGTCGACCTGGCCGAGGGCGCGCGCGTGGTGCCCGGCACGCCGCTCAAGTACCGCGTCCACTACGTGGGGGACCTCGCCCGCGACCTGCGCATCACCGCGGTGTTCACGCACGAGGCCACGGGGGAGAGCGCGTCCTTCTCGTGGTCCGGTCCCATCGAGGACACCTTCCGGATCGACGAGGGCGGCTTCTGGGTCATGCGCCACGCCTTCCTCGAGCGCGCGGGGCGCATCCGCGTGCAGCTGCAGGCCTCGCTCACCGCCACCCGCACGGGCAGCAAGCCGTGGGTGACGCAGGGCCCGAGCGTGTACGTGGAGCTGTACCCGAGCCTGGACCGCGTGGAGGTGGTGCTCCCGGCGGCGGGTGAGCCGGTGCCCTACGGCGCGCCGCTCGAGGTGCGGGTGAGCGGCAAGGACCTCTACGACGGCGTGCACCTCGCGGTGGTGGACGAGGAGGCGGGCGGGGCGGTGGAGGAGCTCGCGCGGGTGCTGCCCTTCGACGGGAGCCAGACCTCCATCGTGCAGACCTGGCCGCTGCGCGCGCGCGTCCTCGAGCGCGTGGGCACGCACCCGCTGCACCTCGTGGCGCGCTACGGCGAGCTGGAGCGCGCGTCCGGGCCGCTCGCCGTGCGCGTCACCCACACGGTGGACGAGGTGCGCGTGGTCGTGCGCGACCGGGCGGGAGCGGTAGGCCCCGCCCCGCTGGCCGTGCCGCGCCTGGGCGACGTGCTGGAGCTGGGCGTGCGCCTCTCGGGGACGCAGCTCGCGGGGCACACGCTCACCGTCAACGACGGCGCGCCCGTCACCGCTGCGGCGGACCAGGTGGAGCTGATGCTCCTCACCCCGAGCACCCGCGACTTCGACGACGGTGAGGGCCGCGAGACCTACACCTTCACCGTGCGCTCCGGCGGCATCGAGCGCAGCGCGAGCCTCACCCTGCAGCGCTGGGGCATCGAGCGCTGCGGCTGGCGGGCGAGCGACGGGCGCCCCTACGCCGGGGACGAGGCCGTGAACCGCGGCACCGACGTGGTGATGCGCGCCGAGCTCTGGGGCTTCCCCGACACCTCGGGCTGGCTCATCTTCCGCCACCCGCGGGCCACGTTCACGGTGTGGGAGCGCGACCCGGGCGGGAGGCCCACGCCCGGGGAGATCGACTCGCTGAAGAACAACGACGACGAGGGGGACTCCGTCGACGCGGACGTGAAGGCCGGCGCCTCCGAGGCGCACTGGACCACCGAGTACGACGACGAGTTCGACCTGCTGGACCTGCACGTGAACGCGGCCGAGTACTACTTCGAAGTGCACGTGGAGGACCAGGTGTGCACCTCCGATGAAGTGCTCGTGTACTGAGAGGGCGAGCGGGCCGCGAGAGCTCGCGAAAAGGCCTGTCGAAATTCCCCGGCGCCGTTCGACCTCCTGTCAGCACCCCCGAAAACCACGGAGTCGGAGACACCCCATGCGCTACCTGCTGAGCATCTACGAGAACGAGAAGAGGATGGAGACGATGCCGTCCGGCGAGGGCCGGCAGATGATGTCCGCGTACCGGGACTTCACCGAGTCCATCAAGAAGAGCGGCAACTACACGGCGGGCGAGGCCCTGCAGCCCACCGCCACGGCCACCACCGTGCGCATCCGCGACGGCAAGCGCTTGGTCACGGACGGCCCCTTCGCCGAGACGAAGGAGCAGCTGGGCGGCTTCTACCTCATCGAGGCGCAGAACCTCGACGAGGCGGTGGCCATCGCCTCGCGCATCCCGGGCGCCCTCACCGGCTGCATCGAGATCCGCCCCGTGGTCGTGTTCGCCCCGCCCCAGAGCTGATGACCTCCATCGCCCACACGCTCGAGCGCGTGCACCACGAGGACTACGGGCGCCTCGTGGCCACGCTCATCCGCGTGCTGGGCGGTGACTTCGCCGCCGCGGAGGAGGTGGTGCAGGAGGCCTTCGCGGACGCGCTCGCGCAGTGGCCGGCGAGCGGCGTGCCCCGCGAGCCGCGCGCCTGGCTCGTGCGCGCCGCGCGCAACCGGGCGGTGGACCGGGTGCGCCGCGGCGTGCGGCTGGGCGCGCGGGTGGACGCGCTCGAGCAGGTGGCGCGCATCGAGCAGGCGCTCGCCGCGCCGCCGCAGGGCACGGGCTCGGGTGACTGGGAGGGCCCCGCGGACGACACGCTGCGGCTGCTCTTCACCTGCTGCCACCCGGCACTCTCGGAGGAGGCCCAGGTGGCGCTCGCGCTGCGCACGCTGTGCGGCCTCACCACGGAGGAGGTGGCGCACGCCTTCCTGGTGCCGGTGGCGACCCTGGCCCAGCGCCTGGTGCGCGCGCAGCGAAAGATCCGCGACGCGGCCATCCCCTACGCGGTGCCCGAGTCCGAGGCGCTGCACGAGCGCACCGGCGGCGTGCTGCACACGCTCTACCTCGTCTTCTCCGAGGGCTACGCGGCGAGCGCGGGCCCCGAGCTGCTGCGCGTGGACCTGTGCGCCGAGGCCCTGCGCCTGGCCCGGCTCGCGCGCACGCTGCTGCCACGCGACCCCGAGGTGGCGTCGCTCCTCGCCCTGATGCTGCTGCACCACGCGCGCGCCCGCGCCCGGGTGGCCGGGGACGGCGGGCTGGTGCTGCTGGACCACCAGGACCGAGCGCTGTGGGACCGCGCGCTGATGGCCGAGGGCGCGGCGCAGCTGGAGGCCGCGCTCGCGCTGGGCGGCCACGGGCCCTACACCGTGCAGGCCTCCATCGCCGCGCTGCACGCCCAGGCGCAGCGCCCCGAGGACACCGACTGGCCGCAGATCGCCGCCCTCTACGCGCACCTGTGCACGCTCGCGCCCGGCCCCGTGGTGCAGCTCAACCACGCGGCCGCCGTGGCCATGGCCGAGGGACCCGCGCGCGGGCTCGCGCTCGTGGACGACCTGGAGTCCTCCGGCCCGCTGCGCGACTACCACCTGCTGTGGGCCGCGCGCGCGGACCTGCTGCGGCGGCTGGGGCGCCGCGAGGAGGCCGCGCGCGCGTACACCCGGGCGCTGGGGCTCGTGCGCACGGAGCCCGAGCGGCGCTTCCTCGAGCAGCGGCTCGAGGAGCTGCGACCAGCGCTGCGCTGAGGCGCTGCGCCAGGCGCAACGCCCCGGCGCCTCGCGCATCCCGCCCGCATGCCTCCCATCGACCCGCTGCTCGTGCTGCTCGCGCACGCCGCCGCCACCCTCTACCTCGTGGGGCTCATCTGGGTGGTGCAGGGGGTGCACTACCCGCTCTTTGCCCGGGTGGGGCCCGAGCAGGCGCAGGCCTACGCGCGCGAGCACGTGGTGCGCATCACCCGGGTGGTGGGGGTGCCCATGCTGGTGGAGCTCGCCACGGGGCTGTGGCTCGCGCTGCGCCCGCCGCCCGGGCTCCCCCGGGAGCTGCTGTGGACGGGGCTCCTCCTGCTCGCGCTCATCTGGGGGTCCACCGCGCTCCTTCAGGTGCCCGAGCACCGGCGGCTCGAGCAGGGGCCGGACCTGGCGGCGGTGCGCAGGCTCGTGCGCGGCAACTGGCTGCGCACGCTGCTGTGGACCGTGCGCGGGGCGCTCGTGCTCCTGCTCCTCGCCCGGCTGCTGCGGCGCTGAGTTCCTGGCGAGCACGGTGCGCTGCGTCCCGCTTGCCCCGGACGCGCAGCCGGGTCAGAACCGGAGACGTCATGTCCACTCCTCCCTACCAGCCCGGCATCCTCGAGCCTCACGCCCCCGTGGGCCGCACCGTCACCCTCCGCATCGCTCCCGGCGCCGACGTGGTCGCCGCCCTGAAGCGCCTGCGCGACGAGTTCCCGCCCGAGCTGGGCGTGGTGGGCATCGGCCTGCCCACGGTGCTCGCGCTGGGCCGGAGCATCCCGGGCCTGCGCGTGTTCCCGGCGCTGGCGGGTCCGTCCATCAGCATCCCCTCCACGCAGCAGGCGCTCTGGTTCATGCTGCGCGGCAAGGACCGCGGCATCGTGTTCGACGCCTCGCGCCAGCTGCGCAAGCTGCTGGGCGCGGCCCTCCTCACCGTGGACGTGATGGACACCTTCGTCTACCACGGCGGGCGGGACCTCACGCGCTTCGAGGACGGCACCGAGAACCCCAAGGACGAGGCCGCGGTGGAGGCGGCGCTCGCGCAGGGGGGAGAGGGCCTGCGCGGCTCCTCCTTCGTGGCGGTGCAGCGCTGGGTGCACGAGCTCCCGCGCTTCGAGGCGATGAGCGAGCGCGAGCGCAACGACGTCATCGGCCGCGACGTGGACACCAACGAGGAGCTGGAGGACGCGCCCGACACGGCGCACGTGAAGCGCACGGCGCAGGAGAGCTTCGAGCCCCCGGCCTTCATGGTGCGCCGCTCCATGCCGTGGGCGAGCGCGGACCGCGAGGGCCTGGAGTTCATCGCCTACGTGGCGGGCCTGGACGGCTTCGAGCAGATGCTGGGCCGCATGGTGGGCGCGGAGGACGGGCGCCCCGACGGCCTCTTCCGCTTCTCCTTCCCCGTCACCGGCGGCTACTACTGGTGCCCGCCCCTCGCGGGCGGGCGATTGGACCTGCGCGCCCTGGGGCTCTAGGGTCGGGCTTCCCCCCCGCCTGGAGCCCCCATGCTCAAGAAGATCCTGCTCGTCGTGGCCGCTGCGCTCGTCGCCTTCGTCGGCTTCGTCTTCACCCGCCCGGACACCTACGAGGTCTCCCGCTCGGCGCTCGTCGCCGCGCCCGCCGAGGTCGCGTACGCGCAGGTGGCGGACTTCCACCACTGGAAGGCCTGGTCGCCGTGGGAGAAGCTGGACCCGGCGATGAAGACCACCCACAGCGGCACGCCCGGTGCGGTGGGCTCGAGCTACGCGTGGACCGGCAACAAGGACGTGGGCAGCGGGAAGATGACGCTGCTCGAGGCCAGGCCCGGCGAGCGCGTGCGCATCCAGCTCGAGTTCATCGAGCCCTTCGCCGCCGTGAGCGACACCACCTTCCGCTTCCAGCCCGAGGGCGCGGGCACGCGCGTGCAGTGGTCGATGGTGGGCCAGAGCGGCTTCGTCACCAAGGCGATGGGCGTGTTCATGAACATGGACGCGATGATCGGGAAGGACTTCGAGAAGGGGCTCGCGCAGCTGGACGCGGCCTCGCGCGCCGAGGCCGCGCGGCTCGCCACCGCTCCGAAGCCCTGAGCGGGGCCTGAGCCGGCGCCCGCCTGACGGGCGAGCGAGCGCGCTGCGGGTACTCGGCGCGGCCCGGACCTGCTACTCCCTCGCCGCATGTCCGAGCGTCGCGCCCTCACTCCCGTCCTCCTCGTCGGTGCCGGCACCGGCGAGGCGACCTGCGGCATCCTCTACCTCGCGAGCTACCTGCGGCGCGCGGGCGTGGAGGCCTACGTCCGGCTCTACGACGGGGACGAGACGGAGGAGGAGCTGACGCGCTCGCTCGAGGCGCTGGTCGCGCGCGTGCGCCCGCGCCTGGTGGGCATCAGCCTCAAGTGGTTCCACCACGTGCACCGCGCGCTGCAGGTGGCGCGCGTGCTGCGCCGGCTGGACCCGGGCATCCGCGTGGTGGTGGGCGGCAACACGGCCTCCTACTGGTGGCGCGAGCTGAGCAGCTACGACTGCATCGACCACATCGTGCTGGGCGACGGCGAGCGGCCCCTGCTCGCGCTCTGCGAGGGAGACCCCGCGCCGCCCAACTGCGTCACCCGCGGCCCGAGCGGCGCGCCGCGCCGGCTGCCGCTCGCGTACGTGCAGGGCGCCACCAACAGCGAGGACATCCACTACTCGCACTTCGACGACATCTTCCTCAGCCAGGCGGACCGCCACGCCTTCTCCGGCTGGGTGGCGCCCGGCAAGGGCTGCGGCGAGAACTGCCTGTACTGCGGCGGCGCGCGCGGGAACCAGAAGGCGGCCTTCGGGCGCGCGAAGCCCTTCCTGCGCTCGGAGGCGAGCGTGCGCCGCGACCACGAGGAGGTGGCGCCGCGCTGCTGGCAGCTGCGCTACGACTTCTCGGGCAGCACCGCGGAGTTCCTCTCCAGCACCTGGGCCGGCGTGGACCTCTCGCGCCACGCCTGCACCTACTTCCTGTGGGGCGTGGCGCGCATGGAGCTCATCGACGCGCTCGCGCGCACCTTCGAGCGCGTGCACATGGTGCTCGACATCGGCTGCTTCAGCGAGCAGCAGCGCCAGGAGCAGATGCGGCGCGGCCTGCTCAAGCCCTGCGCCTCGGACAGCGAGCTGCT
Protein-coding sequences here:
- a CDS encoding YciI family protein, producing MRYLLSIYENEKRMETMPSGEGRQMMSAYRDFTESIKKSGNYTAGEALQPTATATTVRIRDGKRLVTDGPFAETKEQLGGFYLIEAQNLDEAVAIASRIPGALTGCIEIRPVVVFAPPQS
- a CDS encoding RNA polymerase sigma factor, with protein sequence MTSIAHTLERVHHEDYGRLVATLIRVLGGDFAAAEEVVQEAFADALAQWPASGVPREPRAWLVRAARNRAVDRVRRGVRLGARVDALEQVARIEQALAAPPQGTGSGDWEGPADDTLRLLFTCCHPALSEEAQVALALRTLCGLTTEEVAHAFLVPVATLAQRLVRAQRKIRDAAIPYAVPESEALHERTGGVLHTLYLVFSEGYAASAGPELLRVDLCAEALRLARLARTLLPRDPEVASLLALMLLHHARARARVAGDGGLVLLDHQDRALWDRALMAEGAAQLEAALALGGHGPYTVQASIAALHAQAQRPEDTDWPQIAALYAHLCTLAPGPVVQLNHAAAVAMAEGPARGLALVDDLESSGPLRDYHLLWAARADLLRRLGRREEAARAYTRALGLVRTEPERRFLEQRLEELRPALR
- a CDS encoding Dyp-type peroxidase translates to MSTPPYQPGILEPHAPVGRTVTLRIAPGADVVAALKRLRDEFPPELGVVGIGLPTVLALGRSIPGLRVFPALAGPSISIPSTQQALWFMLRGKDRGIVFDASRQLRKLLGAALLTVDVMDTFVYHGGRDLTRFEDGTENPKDEAAVEAALAQGGEGLRGSSFVAVQRWVHELPRFEAMSERERNDVIGRDVDTNEELEDAPDTAHVKRTAQESFEPPAFMVRRSMPWASADREGLEFIAYVAGLDGFEQMLGRMVGAEDGRPDGLFRFSFPVTGGYYWCPPLAGGRLDLRALGL
- a CDS encoding SRPBCC family protein yields the protein MLKKILLVVAAALVAFVGFVFTRPDTYEVSRSALVAAPAEVAYAQVADFHHWKAWSPWEKLDPAMKTTHSGTPGAVGSSYAWTGNKDVGSGKMTLLEARPGERVRIQLEFIEPFAAVSDTTFRFQPEGAGTRVQWSMVGQSGFVTKAMGVFMNMDAMIGKDFEKGLAQLDAASRAEAARLATAPKP
- a CDS encoding radical SAM protein, coding for MSERRALTPVLLVGAGTGEATCGILYLASYLRRAGVEAYVRLYDGDETEEELTRSLEALVARVRPRLVGISLKWFHHVHRALQVARVLRRLDPGIRVVVGGNTASYWWRELSSYDCIDHIVLGDGERPLLALCEGDPAPPNCVTRGPSGAPRRLPLAYVQGATNSEDIHYSHFDDIFLSQADRHAFSGWVAPGKGCGENCLYCGGARGNQKAAFGRAKPFLRSEASVRRDHEEVAPRCWQLRYDFSGSTAEFLSSTWAGVDLSRHACTYFLWGVARMELIDALARTFERVHMVLDIGCFSEQQRQEQMRRGLLKPCASDSELLRLIDGCRRHANLDVEISGIAGLPFASAATLKQERALVERVIDLDCVVGYQRLEAQPGALVTEHPARFEMRTEARTFTEFLDSFEQREPGDVTVPMLRFLDPALEDAVEETSQYVDGLAADHKEARRQVPLDGRTRLVNTAPSTQQFPLGDWLGAHRVPARVAGEPVTVVRSVEGFGLACAPSLSPRRFSDPTLDQGEDGKVLLAALAAFERPATVASAVAALGAKAKLHPAAAREVIEHLVAGRFLQPAGAARQARSGS